The Carboxydocella sporoproducens DSM 16521 genome window below encodes:
- the tsaD gene encoding tRNA (adenosine(37)-N6)-threonylcarbamoyltransferase complex transferase subunit TsaD: MYLLAIESSCDETAVAILGPAPRLLASVVASQVPVHQKFGGVVPEIASRQHLLTLNPLLEQALQQAQLNWEHLGAVAVTRGPGLVGSLLVGVSAAKAIAWALNIPLIGVNHLAGHIYANFLAHPGLELPALCLVVSGGHTDLIYLPEHGRFERLGRTRDDAAGEAFDKVARALGLGYPGGPLVDRLAREGNPEAISLPRAFLEEGSLDFSFSGLKSAVLNYLNRARQRGEEVNKADLAAAFQEAVIDVLVEKTLQAAGRTGVERILLAGGVAANSRLRQRLEERTQQAGLKLYYPPLDLCTDNAAMIGAAGWYLWQAGYRDDLYLNAEANLPLV; the protein is encoded by the coding sequence TTGTATCTTCTGGCAATCGAATCTTCCTGTGATGAAACAGCAGTAGCCATTCTGGGCCCTGCTCCCCGCTTGCTGGCTTCAGTGGTGGCCTCCCAGGTTCCTGTCCATCAAAAATTCGGCGGCGTGGTGCCGGAAATTGCCTCCCGTCAGCATTTATTAACCCTGAATCCGCTGCTGGAACAGGCCCTGCAACAGGCCCAGCTCAACTGGGAACACCTGGGGGCAGTGGCAGTAACCAGAGGGCCGGGTCTGGTGGGTTCCCTGCTGGTCGGGGTATCTGCAGCCAAAGCTATAGCCTGGGCGCTGAATATACCTTTAATCGGGGTTAACCACCTGGCCGGACATATCTATGCCAATTTCCTGGCTCATCCCGGGCTGGAATTACCCGCCCTCTGTCTGGTAGTGAGTGGAGGGCATACTGATCTGATTTATCTGCCGGAACATGGTCGTTTCGAACGTCTGGGTCGCACCCGGGACGATGCTGCCGGTGAGGCTTTTGACAAGGTAGCCCGGGCCCTGGGGCTGGGCTACCCCGGCGGGCCCCTGGTTGACCGGCTGGCCCGGGAAGGGAATCCGGAAGCCATTTCTCTACCCAGGGCTTTTCTGGAAGAAGGGAGTCTGGACTTTTCCTTTAGTGGTTTGAAGTCAGCGGTCCTCAATTATCTCAACCGGGCCCGCCAGCGGGGCGAAGAAGTGAACAAGGCTGACCTGGCGGCGGCCTTTCAGGAAGCGGTTATCGATGTACTGGTGGAAAAGACGCTGCAAGCGGCCGGGAGAACAGGAGTAGAAAGGATACTGCTGGCCGGTGGTGTAGCCGCTAACAGCCGCTTGCGCCAGCGGCTGGAGGAGCGCACACAACAGGCCGGTTTAAAGCTTTATTATCCACCGCTGGATCTATGTACTGATAATGCGGCTATGATCGGGGCTGCCGGCTGGTATCTCTGGCAGGCGGGTTACCGGGATGACTTGTATTTGAATGCTGAGGCTAATTTACCGCTGGTTTGA
- the rimI gene encoding ribosomal protein S18-alanine N-acetyltransferase, translating to MWQVRPMTREDVKRVAEIERLSFSIPWSEQAFFNELENNERALYLVVEGPPGVVGFVGMWCIVDEGHITNIAIHPDWRGRGLGKKLMEALLIEAERRGLVAVTLEVRPSNTAGQRLYRSLGFTVAGRRRGYYQDNGEDALLMWLYLDQAEGKGE from the coding sequence ATGTGGCAAGTACGGCCAATGACCCGGGAAGATGTTAAGCGGGTAGCTGAAATTGAACGGCTTTCCTTCAGTATTCCCTGGTCAGAACAGGCATTTTTCAATGAGCTGGAGAATAATGAGCGCGCTCTTTATCTGGTAGTGGAAGGTCCACCGGGAGTGGTAGGGTTTGTTGGCATGTGGTGTATTGTCGATGAAGGACATATTACCAATATTGCCATTCATCCCGACTGGCGGGGACGGGGATTGGGTAAAAAACTGATGGAAGCCCTGCTAATCGAGGCGGAGCGCCGGGGCCTGGTGGCTGTTACCCTGGAGGTGCGTCCTTCAAACACTGCGGGACAGAGGCTTTATCGCAGTCTTGGCTTTACGGTGGCCGGGCGACGGCGAGGGTACTATCAGGATAATGGGGAAGATGCTCTGTTGATGTGGCTTTATCTGGACCAAGCCGAAGGGAAAGGAGAATGA
- the tsaB gene encoding tRNA (adenosine(37)-N6)-threonylcarbamoyltransferase complex dimerization subunit type 1 TsaB, which produces MVLLAIDTATRVAGVALRNEERLLLEKFVNLRLTHSQTLLPAIDQLLREAELTPRQLTALAVTHGPGSFTGLRIGLATVRTLAQVLAIPVLPVSTLDVLAANYWGGQGWVCPLLDARKNQTYTALYRLTGGEPVRQTPYQALTLEELVEQLDATEGMIYLVGDGVAVFGRELQAKLGERVVLTPEPQRWPRAAWLAELAWQRLQAGEGLEWSRVEPMYLRQSEAEETWARRQGGRDRENVASTANDPGRC; this is translated from the coding sequence ATGGTTTTACTGGCAATTGATACAGCTACCAGGGTAGCAGGTGTGGCTTTGCGCAATGAGGAGAGGTTATTGCTGGAGAAGTTCGTGAATTTGCGCCTGACCCATTCCCAGACCTTGCTGCCAGCCATCGATCAATTGTTACGGGAAGCAGAACTAACGCCCCGGCAGCTCACGGCACTGGCTGTTACCCATGGACCAGGTTCTTTTACTGGCCTTCGTATCGGCCTGGCAACAGTACGCACCCTGGCCCAGGTGCTGGCTATTCCGGTACTTCCCGTTTCCACTCTGGATGTACTGGCCGCTAATTATTGGGGTGGACAGGGCTGGGTTTGTCCCTTGCTGGATGCCCGCAAAAATCAGACTTATACTGCTCTTTACCGCTTGACAGGCGGGGAGCCGGTACGGCAGACTCCTTACCAGGCTTTGACTCTGGAGGAATTGGTGGAGCAACTGGATGCTACTGAGGGGATGATCTACCTGGTAGGGGACGGTGTCGCCGTCTTTGGTCGCGAATTACAGGCGAAACTGGGAGAAAGAGTAGTACTAACCCCGGAACCGCAGCGCTGGCCCCGGGCGGCCTGGCTGGCTGAGCTGGCCTGGCAGCGGCTTCAGGCCGGGGAAGGGCTGGAATGGTCCCGGGTCGAGCCTATGTACCTGAGACAATCGGAGGCGGAAGAAACCTGGGCCAGACGGCAGGGAGGGAGAGACAGAGAAAATGTGGCAAGTACGGCCAATGACCCGGGAAGATGTTAA
- the tsaE gene encoding tRNA (adenosine(37)-N6)-threonylcarbamoyltransferase complex ATPase subunit type 1 TsaE: MWQIVSNSPETTALLGEWLGQAAEAGLIVFLQGDLGAGKTHFAQGVARGLGITEPVNSPTFTIINEYRGRLPFYHMDLYRLTEPEEGLMLGIEEYWYGDGVSLVEWPERLEEYWPTHFLQVEIQYGTEENQRYITVTAFGALPARVLACWRQKGEEHGFTGN; the protein is encoded by the coding sequence TGTGGCAGATTGTATCTAACAGTCCGGAAACAACCGCCCTTCTGGGGGAATGGCTGGGGCAGGCTGCAGAAGCCGGACTGATTGTATTTTTGCAGGGGGATCTGGGGGCAGGCAAAACCCACTTTGCCCAGGGAGTGGCCCGGGGGCTGGGAATAACTGAACCTGTTAACAGCCCTACCTTTACTATTATCAATGAATACAGGGGACGTTTGCCTTTCTATCACATGGACTTATACCGTTTGACTGAACCAGAAGAAGGACTGATGCTGGGGATAGAGGAATACTGGTATGGAGATGGTGTAAGTCTGGTAGAATGGCCGGAACGCCTGGAGGAATACTGGCCTACCCACTTTCTGCAGGTGGAGATTCAATACGGAACAGAGGAAAACCAGCGCTACATAACAGTAACCGCCTTTGGGGCCTTGCCTGCCAGGGTACTGGCCTGCTGGCGACAGAAAGGAGAAGAACATGGTTTTACTGGCAATTGA